From one Cyprinus carpio isolate SPL01 chromosome B3, ASM1834038v1, whole genome shotgun sequence genomic stretch:
- the LOC109092293 gene encoding myocardin-related transcription factor A-like isoform X3 — protein MATMGEESSPSVTAPADVTGSASSPQSDAVTNELQELSLQPALNLLPIHERKNVLQLKLQQRRTREELVNQGIMPPLKSSASFHEQRRSLERARTEDYLKRKIRSRPERSELVRMHILEETSAEPSLQARQLLLKRARLADDLNDKISQRPGLMELIHKNILPVHSSLKQAIIETEFPKVEAESSSFDEESSDAFSPEQTLNQDSPLGQGHLPLPPEIPANETTPKQVPPPPPPPPPPPPPLPNTAGPAPQQKLTNGATGHKQAPALQKGGKVGSERPVQRSKKVRDNKPKVKKLKYHQYVPPDQKPEREPPPLLDSSYTKLLYQQQLFLQLQIINQNKKKNNTPHHTILPAPPKPPADQQPASANCPSPSNNDTPPQSTSTNLTGQNQQTAAVGGGIKIGPLPPNLDELKVAELKQELKVRGLTVSGTKNDLIERLKNFHEQNGGTNAPTTSKTNTPPAPVVGGVSSSTQSADRNVGVASFSFIATAERGGAQMTAPQIMQFGSTSSSPPVSPAHSEHSSTGMSPDETSCNGDAFGEMVTSPLTQLSLQPSPPLPSMVCIKEEPGSRTSPSSCCLVSQSAAPPVDKDQMLQEKDRRIQELTRMLLQKQQLVESLRSQLKGKRVDAPDRSTEELPGVTMEQIRAIIKEEVIEVIEDSEMVTEPQVFPQVGQTQQQRTGVAIELEQDQQQQQLIMQQNQRNLQQQVHQRKRKTQKQQHNQQKQQLPQALTNQQSSPVSSFPADALNSNSTPTIVTDSNGNQFLLTLSNQNTETPARGRRAQSKRLQRTPTMFTNQSVTEFLNKNNQSEQPIQTVILKQPIKKALKPDLNVTTNYKASSCTSISSPANVHPFFSPVDSMNDTEHVPSSPNNNNEEMCVDSDQHALLSPSTLCSPIALCHQENGCHQQVDDLFDILIQRGDISENFKAAPDPVLERLRPNTPLCSSSSPLSLSRPPDTPLKTFILEPQPPSIKMHSNCDPRGGRLEDFLESTTGKPLLGVEPGGPTTLIVDLHNQMLSTPSILDHPRSPMDTCDMGFSSHSPSDLIDSASDPMDWLELGMGGTGVEGPGMVHMDGHSSSSLFSTDFLDTSDMNWSSL, from the exons TGCTTCAACTCAAACTTCAGCAGAGACGGACTCGAGAAGAACTGGTGAACCAGGGGATCATGCCAC CACTGAAAAGTTCTGCATCCTTTCATGAGCAGAGACGAAGTTTAGAACGAGCTCGG ACTGAAGACTACCTGAAGAGAAAGATCCGCAGTCGTCCAGAGAGGTCCGAGCTGGTCAGGATGCACATTCTTGAAG AGACGTCAGCAGAGCCGTCTCTACAGGCCAGACAGCTTCTGCTGAAACGAGCTCGTCTAGCCGACGATCTGAACGATAAAATCTCCCAGCGACCCGGACTGATGGAGCTCATTCACAAAAACATCCTTCCAGTGCACAGCAGCCTCAAACAAGCCATCATAG aGACGGAGTTTCCAAAAGTAGAAGCGGAGAGCTCTTCGTTTGATGAGGAAAGCAGTGACGCGTTCTCACCGGAGCAGACACTTAATCAGGACTCTCCCCTCGGTCAAGGACACTTACCTTTGCCACCTGAGATACCGGCCAATGAAACAACACCAAAACAG GTCccgccccctcctcctcctcctcctcctccaccaccaccGCTGCCTAACACAGCTGGCCCCGCCCCTCAGCAGAAACTAACCAATGGAGCAACAGGCCACAAGCAAGCTCCTGCACTACAAAAG gGTGGTAAAGTGGGTAGTGAGCGCCCTGTTCAGCGCTCTAAGAAGGTGAGAGATAACAAACCAAAGGTGAAGAAGCTGAAGTATCACCAGTATGTTCCTCCAGACCAGAAACCCGAGCGTGAGCCTCCACCTCTGCTGGACTCCTCCTACACCAAACTCCTCTATCAGCAGCAGCTCTTCCTCCAGCTGCAGATcatcaaccaaaacaaaaaaaaaaacaacacaccacaccacaccatcCTGCCTGCTCCACCCAA GCCTCCTGCTGATCAGCAGCCTGCCTCAGCCAATTGCCCGTCGCCATCCAACAATGACACGCCCCCCCAGTCAACATCCACTAATCTGACTGGTCAGAATCAGCAGACCGCTGCAGTCGGGGGTGGAATAAAAATAGGACCCCTGCCTCCCAACCTGGATGAGCTGAAG GTGGCAGAGCTGAAGCAGGAGTTAAAAGTGCGTGGTTTAACCGTCTCAGGCACCAAAAATGACCTTATTGAGCGGCTGAAGAATTTTCATGAGCAGAACGGTGGCACCAACGCACCAACGACATCTAAAACCAACACACCACCAGCCCCTGTAGTGGGAGGAGTCTCTTCCTCCACCCAATCAGCAGACAGGAACGTGGGGGTTGCTTCCTTCTCATTCATTGCTACTGCAGAAAGGGGCGGAGCTCAGATGACAGCACCTCAGATAATGCAGTTTGGTAGCACTAGCTCCTCCCCTCCGGTTTCCCCCGCCCACTCAGAGCACTCATCGACTGGAATGAGCCCAGATGAAACGAGCTGTAATGGGGATGCTTTTGGGGAAATG GTGACCTCTCCTCTTACCCAGCTCTCCTTGCAACCTTCTCCTCCTCTCCCTTCCATGGTCTGCATTAAAGAGGAGCCCGGCAGCCGGACGTCTCCTTCCTCCTGCTGTCTGGTGTCCCAGTCTGCGGCGCCCCCTGTAGACAAGGACCAGATGCTGCAGGAGAAGGACCGGCGCATTCAGGAGCTGACACGCATGCTGCTGCAGAAACAGCAGCTGGTCGAATCTCTGCGCTCGCAGCTGAAAGGCAAACGTGTGGATGCGCCGGACCGATCGACAGAGGAACTTCCTGGTGTCACTATGGAGCAGATCAGAGCGATCATTAAAGAGGAGGTCATAGAGGTGATCGAAGACAGCGAGATGGTGACAGAGCCGCAGGTGTTCCCGCAGGTAGGGCAGACGCAGCAGCAAAGGACGGGTGTTGCAATAGAGCTGGAGCAggaccagcagcagcagcagctcataATGCAACAGAATCAGCGCAACCTGCAGCAACAAGTACATCAGAGGAAgaggaaaacacaaaaacagcagcaCAACCAACAAAAACAA CAGTTGCCTCAAGCACTTACCAACCAGCAGTCAAGTCCTGTTTCTTCATTCCCAGCGGATGCACTGAACTCAAACTCAACCCCCACCATAGTGACCGACAGCAATGGCAACCAGTTCCTGCTAACACTGTCCAATCAAAACACAGAGACACCGGCCAGAGGCCGCCGCGCCCAGAGCAAA AGACTGCAGCGTACACCCACCATGTTTACCAACCAATCCGTGACTGAATTCCTTAACaaaaacaaccaatcagaacagcCCATACAAACCGTCATTTTAAAACAGCCAATCAAAAAG GCACTAAAGCCAGACCTAAATGTGACGACCAATTACAAAGCATCAAGCTGCACATCCATCTCATCACCAGCCAATGTCCATCCGTTCTTCTCTCCAGTGGATTCCATGAACGACACTGAACACGTTCCCTCATCTCCCAACAACAATAAC GAGGAGATGTGTGTGGATTCGGACCAGCATGCTTTGCTCTCTCCTTCCACCTTGTGTTCACCCATAGCTCTTTGTCATCAG GAGAATGGCTGCCATCAGCAGGTTGACGACCTGTTTGACATCCTAATTCAGCGTGG AGATATCTCTGAGAATTTTAAAGCTGCACCTGATCCTGTTCTCGAAAGGCTTCGGCCGAACACGCCCCTTTGCTCAAGCTCCTCCCCCCTCAGTCTTTCCCGTCCTCCTGATACGCCCCtcaaaactttcattttagaACCTCAGCCTCCTTCAATTAAGATGCACAGCAACTGTGACCCAAGAGGTGGGCGTCTTGAGGATTTCCTGGAAAGCACTACTGGCAAACCTTTGCTGGGAGTGGAGCCAGGAGGACCGACGACGCTAATTGTTGACCTCCACAACCAAATGCTCAGCACGCCGAGTATCCTAGACCACCCACGTTCCCCAATGGATACATGTGACATGGGTTTTTCCAGTCACTCGCCTTCAGATTTGATAGACTCCGCCTCCGATCCTATGGATTGGCTGGAACTCGGAATGGGTGGGACTGGAGTGGAGGGGCCTGGGATGGTACATATGGATGGACACAGCTCTTCTAGCTTATTTTCCACAGACTTTTTGGACACTTCTGACATGAATTGGTCCAGCTTATAG
- the LOC109092293 gene encoding myocardin-related transcription factor A-like isoform X6: MATMGEESSPSVTAPADVTGSASSPQSDAVTNELQELSLQPALNLLPIHERKNVLQLKLQQRRTREELVNQGIMPPLKSSASFHEQRRSLERARTEDYLKRKIRSRPERSELVRMHILEETSAEPSLQARQLLLKRARLADDLNDKISQRPGLMELIHKNILPVHSSLKQAIIETEFPKVEAESSSFDEESSDAFSPEQTLNQDSPLGQGHLPLPPEIPANETTPKQVPPPPPPPPPPPPPLPNTAGPAPQQKLTNGATGHKQAPALQKGGKVGSERPVQRSKKVRDNKPKVKKLKYHQYVPPDQKPEREPPPLLDSSYTKLLYQQQLFLQLQIINQNKKKNNTPHHTILPAPPKPPADQQPASANCPSPSNNDTPPQSTSTNLTGQNQQTAAVGGGIKIGPLPPNLDELKVAELKQELKVRGLTVSGTKNDLIERLKNFHEQNGGTNAPTTSKTNTPPAPVVGGVSSSTQSADRNVGVASFSFIATAERGGAQMTAPQIMQFGSTSSSPPVSPAHSEHSSTGMSPDETSCNGDAFGEMVTSPLTQLSLQPSPPLPSMVCIKEEPGSRTSPSSCCLVSQSAAPPVDKDQMLQEKDRRIQELTRMLLQKQQLVESLRSQLKGKRVDAPDRSTEELPGVTMEQIRAIIKEEVIEVIEDSEMVTEPQVFPQVGQTQQQRTGVAIELEQDQQQQQLIMQQNQRNLQQQVHQRKRKTQKQQHNQQKQQLPQALTNQQSSPVSSFPADALNSNSTPTIVTDSNGNQFLLTLSNQNTETPARGRRAQSKRLQRTPTMFTNQSVTEFLNKNNQSEQPIQTVILKQPIKKALKPDLNVTTNYKASSCTSISSPANVHPFFSPVDSMNDTEHVPSSPNNNNENGCHQQVDDLFDILIQRGDISENFKAAPDPVLERLRPNTPLCSSSSPLSLSRPPDTPLKTFILEPQPPSIKMHSNCDPRGGRLEDFLESTTGKPLLGVEPGGPTTLIVDLHNQMLSTPSILDHPRSPMDTCDMGFSSHSPSDLIDSASDPMDWLELGMGGTGVEGPGMVHMDGHSSSSLFSTDFLDTSDMNWSSL; encoded by the exons TGCTTCAACTCAAACTTCAGCAGAGACGGACTCGAGAAGAACTGGTGAACCAGGGGATCATGCCAC CACTGAAAAGTTCTGCATCCTTTCATGAGCAGAGACGAAGTTTAGAACGAGCTCGG ACTGAAGACTACCTGAAGAGAAAGATCCGCAGTCGTCCAGAGAGGTCCGAGCTGGTCAGGATGCACATTCTTGAAG AGACGTCAGCAGAGCCGTCTCTACAGGCCAGACAGCTTCTGCTGAAACGAGCTCGTCTAGCCGACGATCTGAACGATAAAATCTCCCAGCGACCCGGACTGATGGAGCTCATTCACAAAAACATCCTTCCAGTGCACAGCAGCCTCAAACAAGCCATCATAG aGACGGAGTTTCCAAAAGTAGAAGCGGAGAGCTCTTCGTTTGATGAGGAAAGCAGTGACGCGTTCTCACCGGAGCAGACACTTAATCAGGACTCTCCCCTCGGTCAAGGACACTTACCTTTGCCACCTGAGATACCGGCCAATGAAACAACACCAAAACAG GTCccgccccctcctcctcctcctcctcctccaccaccaccGCTGCCTAACACAGCTGGCCCCGCCCCTCAGCAGAAACTAACCAATGGAGCAACAGGCCACAAGCAAGCTCCTGCACTACAAAAG gGTGGTAAAGTGGGTAGTGAGCGCCCTGTTCAGCGCTCTAAGAAGGTGAGAGATAACAAACCAAAGGTGAAGAAGCTGAAGTATCACCAGTATGTTCCTCCAGACCAGAAACCCGAGCGTGAGCCTCCACCTCTGCTGGACTCCTCCTACACCAAACTCCTCTATCAGCAGCAGCTCTTCCTCCAGCTGCAGATcatcaaccaaaacaaaaaaaaaaacaacacaccacaccacaccatcCTGCCTGCTCCACCCAA GCCTCCTGCTGATCAGCAGCCTGCCTCAGCCAATTGCCCGTCGCCATCCAACAATGACACGCCCCCCCAGTCAACATCCACTAATCTGACTGGTCAGAATCAGCAGACCGCTGCAGTCGGGGGTGGAATAAAAATAGGACCCCTGCCTCCCAACCTGGATGAGCTGAAG GTGGCAGAGCTGAAGCAGGAGTTAAAAGTGCGTGGTTTAACCGTCTCAGGCACCAAAAATGACCTTATTGAGCGGCTGAAGAATTTTCATGAGCAGAACGGTGGCACCAACGCACCAACGACATCTAAAACCAACACACCACCAGCCCCTGTAGTGGGAGGAGTCTCTTCCTCCACCCAATCAGCAGACAGGAACGTGGGGGTTGCTTCCTTCTCATTCATTGCTACTGCAGAAAGGGGCGGAGCTCAGATGACAGCACCTCAGATAATGCAGTTTGGTAGCACTAGCTCCTCCCCTCCGGTTTCCCCCGCCCACTCAGAGCACTCATCGACTGGAATGAGCCCAGATGAAACGAGCTGTAATGGGGATGCTTTTGGGGAAATG GTGACCTCTCCTCTTACCCAGCTCTCCTTGCAACCTTCTCCTCCTCTCCCTTCCATGGTCTGCATTAAAGAGGAGCCCGGCAGCCGGACGTCTCCTTCCTCCTGCTGTCTGGTGTCCCAGTCTGCGGCGCCCCCTGTAGACAAGGACCAGATGCTGCAGGAGAAGGACCGGCGCATTCAGGAGCTGACACGCATGCTGCTGCAGAAACAGCAGCTGGTCGAATCTCTGCGCTCGCAGCTGAAAGGCAAACGTGTGGATGCGCCGGACCGATCGACAGAGGAACTTCCTGGTGTCACTATGGAGCAGATCAGAGCGATCATTAAAGAGGAGGTCATAGAGGTGATCGAAGACAGCGAGATGGTGACAGAGCCGCAGGTGTTCCCGCAGGTAGGGCAGACGCAGCAGCAAAGGACGGGTGTTGCAATAGAGCTGGAGCAggaccagcagcagcagcagctcataATGCAACAGAATCAGCGCAACCTGCAGCAACAAGTACATCAGAGGAAgaggaaaacacaaaaacagcagcaCAACCAACAAAAACAA CAGTTGCCTCAAGCACTTACCAACCAGCAGTCAAGTCCTGTTTCTTCATTCCCAGCGGATGCACTGAACTCAAACTCAACCCCCACCATAGTGACCGACAGCAATGGCAACCAGTTCCTGCTAACACTGTCCAATCAAAACACAGAGACACCGGCCAGAGGCCGCCGCGCCCAGAGCAAA AGACTGCAGCGTACACCCACCATGTTTACCAACCAATCCGTGACTGAATTCCTTAACaaaaacaaccaatcagaacagcCCATACAAACCGTCATTTTAAAACAGCCAATCAAAAAG GCACTAAAGCCAGACCTAAATGTGACGACCAATTACAAAGCATCAAGCTGCACATCCATCTCATCACCAGCCAATGTCCATCCGTTCTTCTCTCCAGTGGATTCCATGAACGACACTGAACACGTTCCCTCATCTCCCAACAACAATAAC GAGAATGGCTGCCATCAGCAGGTTGACGACCTGTTTGACATCCTAATTCAGCGTGG AGATATCTCTGAGAATTTTAAAGCTGCACCTGATCCTGTTCTCGAAAGGCTTCGGCCGAACACGCCCCTTTGCTCAAGCTCCTCCCCCCTCAGTCTTTCCCGTCCTCCTGATACGCCCCtcaaaactttcattttagaACCTCAGCCTCCTTCAATTAAGATGCACAGCAACTGTGACCCAAGAGGTGGGCGTCTTGAGGATTTCCTGGAAAGCACTACTGGCAAACCTTTGCTGGGAGTGGAGCCAGGAGGACCGACGACGCTAATTGTTGACCTCCACAACCAAATGCTCAGCACGCCGAGTATCCTAGACCACCCACGTTCCCCAATGGATACATGTGACATGGGTTTTTCCAGTCACTCGCCTTCAGATTTGATAGACTCCGCCTCCGATCCTATGGATTGGCTGGAACTCGGAATGGGTGGGACTGGAGTGGAGGGGCCTGGGATGGTACATATGGATGGACACAGCTCTTCTAGCTTATTTTCCACAGACTTTTTGGACACTTCTGACATGAATTGGTCCAGCTTATAG
- the LOC109092293 gene encoding myocardin-related transcription factor A-like isoform X2: MATMGEESSPSVTAPADVTGSASSPQSDAVTNELQELSLQPALNLLPIHERKNVLQLKLQQRRTREELVNQGIMPPLKSSASFHEQRRSLERARTEDYLKRKIRSRPERSELVRMHILEETSAEPSLQARQLLLKRARLADDLNDKISQRPGLMELIHKNILPVHSSLKQAIIETEFPKVEAESSSFDEESSDAFSPEQTLNQDSPLGQGHLPLPPEIPANETTPKQVPPPPPPPPPPPPPLPNTAGPAPQQKLTNGATGHKQAPALQKGGKVGSERPVQRSKKVRDNKPKVKKLKYHQYVPPDQKPEREPPPLLDSSYTKLLYQQQLFLQLQIINQNKKKNNTPHHTILPAPPKPPADQQPASANCPSPSNNDTPPQSTSTNLTGQNQQTAAVGGGIKIGPLPPNLDELKVAELKQELKVRGLTVSGTKNDLIERLKNFHEQNGGTNAPTTSKTNTPPAPVVGGVSSSTQSADRNVGVASFSFIATAERGGAQMTAPQIMQFGSTSSSPPVSPAHSEHSSTGMSPDETSCNGDAFGEMVTSPLTQLSLQPSPPLPSMVCIKEEPGSRTSPSSCCLVSQSAAPPVDKDQMLQEKDRRIQELTRMLLQKQQLVESLRSQLKGKRVDAPDRSTEELPGVTMEQIRAIIKEEVIEVIEDSEMVTEPQVFPQVGQTQQQRTGVAIELEQDQQQQQLIMQQNQRNLQQQVHQRKRKTQKQQHNQQKQLPQALTNQQSSPVSSFPADALNSNSTPTIVTDSNGNQFLLTLSNQNTETPARGRRAQSKRLQRTPTMFTNQSVTEFLNKNNQSEQPIQTVILKQPIKKALKPDLNVTTNYKASSCTSISSPANVHPFFSPVDSMNDTEHVPSSPNNNNNKEEMCVDSDQHALLSPSTLCSPIALCHQENGCHQQVDDLFDILIQRGDISENFKAAPDPVLERLRPNTPLCSSSSPLSLSRPPDTPLKTFILEPQPPSIKMHSNCDPRGGRLEDFLESTTGKPLLGVEPGGPTTLIVDLHNQMLSTPSILDHPRSPMDTCDMGFSSHSPSDLIDSASDPMDWLELGMGGTGVEGPGMVHMDGHSSSSLFSTDFLDTSDMNWSSL, translated from the exons TGCTTCAACTCAAACTTCAGCAGAGACGGACTCGAGAAGAACTGGTGAACCAGGGGATCATGCCAC CACTGAAAAGTTCTGCATCCTTTCATGAGCAGAGACGAAGTTTAGAACGAGCTCGG ACTGAAGACTACCTGAAGAGAAAGATCCGCAGTCGTCCAGAGAGGTCCGAGCTGGTCAGGATGCACATTCTTGAAG AGACGTCAGCAGAGCCGTCTCTACAGGCCAGACAGCTTCTGCTGAAACGAGCTCGTCTAGCCGACGATCTGAACGATAAAATCTCCCAGCGACCCGGACTGATGGAGCTCATTCACAAAAACATCCTTCCAGTGCACAGCAGCCTCAAACAAGCCATCATAG aGACGGAGTTTCCAAAAGTAGAAGCGGAGAGCTCTTCGTTTGATGAGGAAAGCAGTGACGCGTTCTCACCGGAGCAGACACTTAATCAGGACTCTCCCCTCGGTCAAGGACACTTACCTTTGCCACCTGAGATACCGGCCAATGAAACAACACCAAAACAG GTCccgccccctcctcctcctcctcctcctccaccaccaccGCTGCCTAACACAGCTGGCCCCGCCCCTCAGCAGAAACTAACCAATGGAGCAACAGGCCACAAGCAAGCTCCTGCACTACAAAAG gGTGGTAAAGTGGGTAGTGAGCGCCCTGTTCAGCGCTCTAAGAAGGTGAGAGATAACAAACCAAAGGTGAAGAAGCTGAAGTATCACCAGTATGTTCCTCCAGACCAGAAACCCGAGCGTGAGCCTCCACCTCTGCTGGACTCCTCCTACACCAAACTCCTCTATCAGCAGCAGCTCTTCCTCCAGCTGCAGATcatcaaccaaaacaaaaaaaaaaacaacacaccacaccacaccatcCTGCCTGCTCCACCCAA GCCTCCTGCTGATCAGCAGCCTGCCTCAGCCAATTGCCCGTCGCCATCCAACAATGACACGCCCCCCCAGTCAACATCCACTAATCTGACTGGTCAGAATCAGCAGACCGCTGCAGTCGGGGGTGGAATAAAAATAGGACCCCTGCCTCCCAACCTGGATGAGCTGAAG GTGGCAGAGCTGAAGCAGGAGTTAAAAGTGCGTGGTTTAACCGTCTCAGGCACCAAAAATGACCTTATTGAGCGGCTGAAGAATTTTCATGAGCAGAACGGTGGCACCAACGCACCAACGACATCTAAAACCAACACACCACCAGCCCCTGTAGTGGGAGGAGTCTCTTCCTCCACCCAATCAGCAGACAGGAACGTGGGGGTTGCTTCCTTCTCATTCATTGCTACTGCAGAAAGGGGCGGAGCTCAGATGACAGCACCTCAGATAATGCAGTTTGGTAGCACTAGCTCCTCCCCTCCGGTTTCCCCCGCCCACTCAGAGCACTCATCGACTGGAATGAGCCCAGATGAAACGAGCTGTAATGGGGATGCTTTTGGGGAAATG GTGACCTCTCCTCTTACCCAGCTCTCCTTGCAACCTTCTCCTCCTCTCCCTTCCATGGTCTGCATTAAAGAGGAGCCCGGCAGCCGGACGTCTCCTTCCTCCTGCTGTCTGGTGTCCCAGTCTGCGGCGCCCCCTGTAGACAAGGACCAGATGCTGCAGGAGAAGGACCGGCGCATTCAGGAGCTGACACGCATGCTGCTGCAGAAACAGCAGCTGGTCGAATCTCTGCGCTCGCAGCTGAAAGGCAAACGTGTGGATGCGCCGGACCGATCGACAGAGGAACTTCCTGGTGTCACTATGGAGCAGATCAGAGCGATCATTAAAGAGGAGGTCATAGAGGTGATCGAAGACAGCGAGATGGTGACAGAGCCGCAGGTGTTCCCGCAGGTAGGGCAGACGCAGCAGCAAAGGACGGGTGTTGCAATAGAGCTGGAGCAggaccagcagcagcagcagctcataATGCAACAGAATCAGCGCAACCTGCAGCAACAAGTACATCAGAGGAAgaggaaaacacaaaaacagcagcaCAACCAACAAAAACAA TTGCCTCAAGCACTTACCAACCAGCAGTCAAGTCCTGTTTCTTCATTCCCAGCGGATGCACTGAACTCAAACTCAACCCCCACCATAGTGACCGACAGCAATGGCAACCAGTTCCTGCTAACACTGTCCAATCAAAACACAGAGACACCGGCCAGAGGCCGCCGCGCCCAGAGCAAA AGACTGCAGCGTACACCCACCATGTTTACCAACCAATCCGTGACTGAATTCCTTAACaaaaacaaccaatcagaacagcCCATACAAACCGTCATTTTAAAACAGCCAATCAAAAAG GCACTAAAGCCAGACCTAAATGTGACGACCAATTACAAAGCATCAAGCTGCACATCCATCTCATCACCAGCCAATGTCCATCCGTTCTTCTCTCCAGTGGATTCCATGAACGACACTGAACACGTTCCCTCATCTCCCAACAACAATAAC AACA AGGAGGAGATGTGTGTGGATTCGGACCAGCATGCTTTGCTCTCTCCTTCCACCTTGTGTTCACCCATAGCTCTTTGTCATCAG GAGAATGGCTGCCATCAGCAGGTTGACGACCTGTTTGACATCCTAATTCAGCGTGG AGATATCTCTGAGAATTTTAAAGCTGCACCTGATCCTGTTCTCGAAAGGCTTCGGCCGAACACGCCCCTTTGCTCAAGCTCCTCCCCCCTCAGTCTTTCCCGTCCTCCTGATACGCCCCtcaaaactttcattttagaACCTCAGCCTCCTTCAATTAAGATGCACAGCAACTGTGACCCAAGAGGTGGGCGTCTTGAGGATTTCCTGGAAAGCACTACTGGCAAACCTTTGCTGGGAGTGGAGCCAGGAGGACCGACGACGCTAATTGTTGACCTCCACAACCAAATGCTCAGCACGCCGAGTATCCTAGACCACCCACGTTCCCCAATGGATACATGTGACATGGGTTTTTCCAGTCACTCGCCTTCAGATTTGATAGACTCCGCCTCCGATCCTATGGATTGGCTGGAACTCGGAATGGGTGGGACTGGAGTGGAGGGGCCTGGGATGGTACATATGGATGGACACAGCTCTTCTAGCTTATTTTCCACAGACTTTTTGGACACTTCTGACATGAATTGGTCCAGCTTATAG